In Listeria monocytogenes, the following proteins share a genomic window:
- a CDS encoding peptide MFS transporter, translated as MSTKKEKTFFGHPRGLATLFNTEFWERFSYYGMRALLLYYMYTAVADGGLGFSQSTATAIMSIYGSLVFMSGVIGGWFADRVLGARQTIFYGGVLIMVGHIVLAIPSGGAAALFGSMAFIILGTGLLKPNVSNVVGDLYPAGDNRRDAGFSIFYMGINLGAFIAPPIVSAVSDNAGSYHAGFGVAAVGMAIALVVYVLTGKRYLKDAGKKAPNPLQRSEAKSLTFKIIGIVLGIGLLIAVLSLITGSLTIDTIILAVTVMGVGVPLAYFIMMMTSKKTEPDEKSRLTAYIPLFLIAVLFWMIEEQGSSTLALFAAERTDLSIWGLNLNPANFQSLNPVFVITLSPIFAWIWTKLGDRQPSTPRKFALGLFFAGLSFVVMMLPGILHGNTTTLVSPLWLVLSFFICIFGEMFISPVGLSATTKLAPKAFASQTMSLWFLSDAMGQSFNAQLTQLFNPDTEIAYFGITGFVAIAFAVALFIFAPFLKKYMKGVH; from the coding sequence TTGAGTACCAAAAAGGAAAAAACGTTTTTCGGGCACCCGCGCGGCCTGGCAACATTATTTAATACCGAATTCTGGGAGCGATTCTCCTATTACGGAATGCGCGCATTATTACTTTATTATATGTATACTGCAGTAGCAGACGGCGGACTTGGATTTAGCCAGTCTACTGCAACAGCAATTATGTCTATTTATGGTTCACTCGTATTTATGTCAGGGGTCATTGGTGGATGGTTTGCTGACCGTGTCCTCGGAGCGCGGCAAACAATTTTCTACGGCGGCGTACTGATTATGGTGGGGCACATTGTCCTTGCAATACCTAGTGGAGGAGCAGCGGCATTATTTGGTTCCATGGCGTTTATTATTCTTGGAACCGGACTGCTTAAACCGAATGTTTCTAACGTTGTTGGGGATTTATATCCAGCGGGCGATAATCGTCGTGATGCTGGTTTTAGTATTTTCTACATGGGTATCAACTTAGGTGCATTTATTGCGCCACCAATTGTTTCAGCTGTTTCTGATAACGCTGGAAGTTACCACGCTGGTTTTGGTGTGGCAGCTGTTGGTATGGCAATTGCACTTGTTGTGTATGTTCTTACAGGAAAACGTTACTTAAAAGACGCTGGTAAAAAAGCGCCAAATCCGCTTCAAAGATCAGAAGCAAAAAGTCTTACATTCAAAATAATTGGCATTGTTTTAGGGATAGGATTATTAATTGCTGTTTTAAGCTTAATTACAGGTAGCTTAACAATTGATACAATTATTCTTGCTGTAACGGTGATGGGCGTTGGTGTTCCACTCGCTTACTTTATTATGATGATGACTAGCAAGAAAACCGAGCCGGACGAAAAATCACGTTTAACTGCCTACATACCGTTATTCTTAATCGCAGTATTATTTTGGATGATTGAAGAACAAGGCTCGTCCACATTGGCACTTTTCGCGGCAGAAAGAACGGATTTATCTATTTGGGGTCTAAACTTAAATCCAGCCAATTTCCAGTCGCTAAATCCAGTGTTTGTAATAACTCTTTCACCAATCTTTGCCTGGATTTGGACAAAGCTTGGCGACAGACAACCATCTACACCACGTAAATTTGCGCTTGGACTATTCTTCGCTGGTTTATCTTTCGTTGTCATGATGCTCCCGGGTATCTTGCACGGAAACACAACAACGCTTGTAAGTCCGCTTTGGTTAGTACTAAGTTTCTTCATCTGTATTTTCGGTGAAATGTTTATCTCGCCAGTCGGATTATCTGCGACGACCAAACTAGCGCCAAAAGCTTTTGCTTCACAAACGATGAGCTTATGGTTTTTATCAGATGCAATGGGACAATCATTTAACGCACAATTAACGCAATTATTTAACCCCGACACAGAAATTGCTTATTTCGGGATTACTGGTTTTGTAGCAATTGCTTTTGCGGTAGCATTATTTATTTTCGCGCCATTCTTGAAAAAATATATGAAGGGCGTTCATTAA
- a CDS encoding histidine phosphatase family protein, with translation MESSSRVVIYLTRHGKTILNTLDRVQGWADSPLTEEGALVAHDLGRGLKGTNFVAAYASDRGRAIETARIVMKESDNHHLKLEKLAEMREFGFGKFEGEYNQAVLKMVAKAHGFESIESYYDKTSENNSNIVIDTVHKMDETGMTENSAIFEERLTAGLDTILADANKRGGGDVLVVAHGMVIHRIIEMIDPSKNLRIIENASVTKVIFEDGAYSIEEPGNMFYVEAGKKAQGGV, from the coding sequence ATGGAATCATCAAGCAGGGTAGTTATTTATTTAACGCGACATGGAAAGACGATTTTAAACACACTTGATCGGGTACAAGGCTGGGCTGACTCGCCGTTAACCGAAGAAGGAGCACTTGTTGCGCATGATTTAGGTCGTGGCTTAAAAGGGACTAATTTTGTAGCCGCTTACGCAAGTGACCGAGGACGTGCCATCGAAACCGCAAGAATTGTCATGAAAGAAAGCGACAACCACCATCTAAAACTGGAAAAATTAGCTGAAATGCGTGAATTTGGTTTCGGCAAATTTGAAGGGGAATATAATCAAGCTGTTTTAAAAATGGTAGCAAAGGCGCATGGTTTTGAATCTATTGAAAGCTATTATGATAAAACTTCTGAAAATAATTCCAATATTGTCATTGATACGGTGCACAAAATGGACGAGACTGGCATGACGGAAAACTCGGCTATTTTTGAAGAAAGACTAACTGCGGGACTCGATACTATTCTTGCTGATGCTAATAAGCGTGGCGGTGGAGATGTGTTAGTAGTAGCGCACGGCATGGTTATTCATCGCATTATTGAAATGATTGATCCTAGTAAAAATTTAAGAATTATCGAAAATGCCAGTGTGACAAAAGTTATTTTTGAAGATGGAGCATATTCGATTGAAGAACCTGGGAATATGTTTTATGTAGAAGCTGGAAAAAAGGCGCAAGGGGGAGTTTAA
- a CDS encoding histidine phosphatase family protein has protein sequence MTTGKLNVYLVRHGKTMFNTSRRVQGWSDTPLTNEGIEVAEFLGRGLRETPFDAIYTSDRGRTIETAGIILRESKQAHLEINELRDFREFGFGKFEGEYEDIMFGKVMEHLGFQSMEEAFEKFGDDGYQIVSETVEKIDETGMSENWDVMVARLKNALDTVRRENQTENANVLVVSHGMAINTIISFFDKSLINPDLANASVTRLGFENGEWTIETVNDLSYIEAGKLVLV, from the coding sequence GTGACAACAGGAAAACTGAATGTGTACTTAGTTAGACACGGCAAAACGATGTTCAATACATCCCGTCGTGTGCAAGGCTGGTCAGATACACCATTAACAAATGAAGGAATCGAAGTAGCAGAGTTTTTAGGTCGTGGTCTTCGGGAAACGCCATTTGACGCTATTTATACGAGTGATCGTGGTCGAACAATTGAGACGGCGGGCATCATTTTACGTGAAAGCAAGCAGGCGCATTTGGAAATCAATGAACTACGTGATTTCCGTGAGTTTGGTTTTGGTAAATTTGAAGGTGAGTATGAAGATATTATGTTTGGAAAAGTGATGGAGCATCTTGGTTTCCAGTCGATGGAAGAAGCTTTTGAAAAATTTGGCGATGACGGTTATCAAATTGTCTCAGAAACAGTAGAGAAAATTGATGAAACTGGTATGTCCGAAAATTGGGATGTAATGGTAGCTAGATTAAAAAATGCTTTAGACACTGTTAGAAGAGAAAATCAGACGGAAAATGCCAACGTGTTAGTTGTTTCTCACGGAATGGCTATCAATACGATTATTTCTTTCTTTGATAAGTCATTAATTAATCCAGACTTAGCTAATGCAAGTGTTACAAGACTTGGATTTGAAAATGGCGAATGGACCATTGAGACAGTGAATGATTTAAGTTACATTGAAGCAGGAAAATTAGTTTTAGTATAA
- a CDS encoding lactonase family protein, translated as MSKNQATAYIGTYTKAESQGIYRLVIDKTTGEIKENKLAGKMDNPTYLKISDDEKFVYSVAKDGDKGGVAAFSVEEDGSLAFINQDVQTGNPPCYVDASHDGSIVVSANYHLGTIVSYPTENGALKSSVSTIQHTGKSVHERQEKPHAHFAGFTPDQKYVITCDLGTDKVTTYSATAGKLEKVTELDVKPGSGPRNLVFHPNAKYVYIMTELTSEVIFAEYDEATGALNVIQTIASLPEGFDKENKGSAIHISPDGRFLYISNRGQDAIVSYAVAENGTLTLAATTPVEGVGPRDFDLNYTGEILVATNENSNNVTVFGVNKETGALTLLQKDVKVPEPVCIKFVK; from the coding sequence ATGTCAAAAAATCAAGCAACTGCTTATATCGGTACATATACCAAAGCCGAGAGCCAAGGTATCTATCGCTTAGTAATCGACAAAACTACCGGCGAAATCAAAGAAAATAAATTAGCTGGGAAAATGGACAATCCAACATATCTTAAAATTTCAGATGACGAAAAATTCGTTTATTCTGTAGCAAAAGATGGCGATAAAGGTGGGGTTGCAGCTTTTTCTGTGGAAGAAGACGGTTCGCTTGCTTTCATTAATCAAGATGTTCAAACAGGTAACCCACCATGTTACGTAGATGCCTCTCATGACGGTTCTATCGTTGTATCTGCAAACTATCACTTAGGCACAATCGTAAGCTATCCAACAGAAAACGGTGCATTAAAGTCTTCTGTTTCTACCATTCAACATACTGGTAAAAGTGTTCACGAACGCCAAGAAAAACCACACGCGCACTTTGCAGGATTCACACCAGACCAAAAATACGTTATCACATGTGACCTTGGAACAGACAAAGTAACGACTTATTCCGCTACTGCTGGCAAACTTGAAAAAGTAACTGAGCTAGACGTAAAACCTGGAAGCGGTCCTCGTAACCTAGTCTTCCATCCAAATGCTAAATATGTGTACATCATGACAGAATTAACTTCCGAAGTTATTTTTGCTGAATATGATGAAGCTACTGGCGCATTAAACGTGATTCAAACAATTGCTTCTCTTCCAGAAGGTTTTGACAAAGAAAATAAAGGTAGCGCTATCCATATTTCTCCAGATGGTCGTTTCCTCTATATCTCTAATCGCGGCCAAGATGCCATCGTTAGTTATGCAGTTGCTGAAAACGGCACACTAACACTTGCAGCAACAACACCTGTAGAAGGCGTAGGTCCACGTGACTTCGACCTGAACTACACTGGTGAAATCTTAGTTGCAACAAACGAAAACAGCAATAACGTTACTGTTTTTGGTGTTAACAAAGAAACAGGCGCACTTACATTACTTCAAAAAGATGTAAAAGTTCCTGAACCAGTTTGTATTAAATTCGTAAAATAA
- a CDS encoding magnesium transporter CorA family protein — protein sequence MSIQTIFGNGQYNWINIDTDSTDNLADFYEKYHIDDEVIAYSIDRNERAHFEYDQKSNTFVIVFNVPDQRKMDNHYETIPMVFIIKDKQLITITNNDNQYITRKMKRYLKESDDVTIFQFLFSSLYFIMDAFFPYVEEMDTDRRTINDKLKIKTTKKNLLSLSDLETGIVYFVSASKQNAALLEQMKAHLIYRELNEVEKEQFEDALIEARQLVEMTGLSSQILQQLSGTYNNILNNNLNDTMKILTALSILLTVPTIITGFFGMNMPLPLEHNTFGWIVTIFISVILWFGLSFILRKLMR from the coding sequence ATGTCCATTCAAACAATTTTTGGAAACGGCCAATATAATTGGATTAATATTGATACAGATAGTACAGATAACCTAGCAGATTTTTACGAAAAATATCATATTGATGATGAAGTAATCGCCTATTCGATTGATAGAAATGAACGTGCGCATTTTGAATACGATCAAAAGTCCAATACTTTTGTCATTGTGTTTAATGTGCCTGATCAAAGGAAAATGGATAACCATTATGAGACAATACCAATGGTTTTTATAATAAAAGATAAGCAATTGATAACAATTACAAATAATGACAATCAATATATTACACGAAAAATGAAGCGTTATTTAAAAGAATCGGATGACGTAACTATTTTTCAATTTTTATTTAGTAGTTTGTATTTTATTATGGATGCTTTTTTTCCTTATGTGGAAGAAATGGATACGGATAGAAGGACGATTAATGACAAATTGAAAATTAAAACGACGAAGAAAAATTTATTGTCATTATCTGATTTGGAAACTGGAATTGTTTATTTTGTTTCGGCATCTAAGCAAAATGCGGCGCTTCTGGAGCAAATGAAAGCCCATCTGATTTATCGTGAGCTTAATGAAGTGGAAAAGGAACAATTTGAAGATGCTTTAATTGAAGCGAGGCAACTGGTGGAAATGACGGGGCTGAGCTCTCAAATCTTACAGCAATTGTCAGGTACGTATAATAATATTTTGAACAATAATTTGAATGATACGATGAAAATTTTAACGGCGCTATCCATTTTATTGACAGTTCCTACTATTATTACGGGATTCTTTGGAATGAACATGCCACTTCCTTTAGAACATAATACGTTTGGTTGGATTGTGACGATTTTTATTAGTGTGATTCTATGGTTTGGACTTTCCTTTATTTTACGAAAATTAATGAGATAA
- the gdhA gene encoding NADP-specific glutamate dehydrogenase → MAQTSTIQNDTKAAEEYAARVFETIKQRNPGETEFHQAVEEFLNSVIPALAKEPKYEANGILEQLTEPERLISFRVPWVDDSGTVHVNRGYRVQFNSAIGPYKGGLRFHPSVTGSIVKFLGFEQIFKNSLTGLPIGGGKGGSDFDPKGKSDSEVMRFCQSFMTELQKHIGPDTDVPAGDIGVGGREIGYLFGQYKRLRGAYDAGTITGKGLSYGGSLARTEATGYGLVYFTVEMLEAAGETIRGKKIVVSGSGNVAIYAIEKAHELGAKVVACSDSAGFVYDKEGIKVETVKQLKEVERKRISEYTTIHPSAEYYAGGDVWSVPCDIALPCATQNEINADQARALVKNGVIAVAEGANMPSTLDAVDIYHENKVLFGPAKAANAGGVAVSALEMAQNSTRMSWTFQTVDEHLQNIMKDIYKNSSNAASEYGAPGNLVIGANIAGFLKVADTMISQGII, encoded by the coding sequence ATGGCACAAACATCCACTATCCAAAACGACACGAAGGCAGCCGAAGAATACGCAGCTCGAGTGTTTGAAACAATTAAACAACGGAATCCTGGCGAAACGGAATTCCACCAAGCAGTTGAAGAATTCTTAAACTCTGTTATCCCAGCCCTTGCAAAAGAACCTAAATACGAAGCAAATGGTATTTTAGAACAGTTAACAGAACCCGAACGCCTTATCAGTTTCCGAGTTCCATGGGTGGATGATTCTGGCACAGTACACGTAAATCGCGGTTACCGGGTCCAATTCAATAGCGCAATTGGTCCATATAAAGGTGGTCTTCGTTTCCACCCTTCTGTTACAGGAAGCATCGTCAAATTCCTCGGTTTTGAACAAATCTTCAAGAACTCCCTAACTGGCTTACCAATCGGTGGCGGTAAAGGTGGCTCTGACTTTGATCCAAAAGGAAAATCAGACTCAGAAGTAATGCGTTTCTGCCAAAGTTTTATGACTGAACTACAAAAACATATCGGCCCGGATACAGATGTTCCTGCTGGTGATATCGGAGTTGGCGGTCGTGAAATTGGCTACTTATTCGGTCAATACAAACGTCTTCGCGGCGCTTATGATGCCGGTACAATTACAGGTAAAGGCCTTTCTTACGGCGGAAGTTTAGCTCGTACAGAAGCAACAGGTTACGGTCTTGTTTATTTCACCGTTGAAATGTTAGAAGCAGCTGGTGAAACCATTCGCGGCAAAAAAATCGTCGTTTCTGGTTCAGGTAACGTTGCGATTTATGCAATCGAAAAAGCACACGAATTGGGCGCTAAAGTAGTTGCATGTAGTGATTCTGCTGGTTTTGTTTATGACAAAGAAGGTATCAAAGTTGAAACAGTAAAACAATTAAAAGAAGTAGAACGTAAACGTATTAGCGAATACACAACCATTCATCCATCTGCAGAATATTACGCAGGCGGCGACGTATGGTCCGTTCCATGTGATATCGCACTACCATGTGCAACTCAAAATGAAATCAACGCCGACCAAGCTCGTGCCCTTGTAAAAAATGGTGTTATCGCTGTTGCAGAAGGTGCTAACATGCCTTCTACTCTTGATGCAGTGGATATTTACCACGAAAATAAAGTTCTATTCGGTCCTGCAAAAGCTGCCAATGCTGGTGGTGTTGCCGTATCAGCACTTGAAATGGCACAAAACAGCACACGTATGAGCTGGACTTTCCAAACAGTCGACGAACATTTACAAAACATCATGAAAGATATTTATAAAAATTCAAGCAATGCCGCAAGCGAGTACGGCGCACCTGGTAACCTAGTTATTGGAGCAAATATCGCCGGATTCCTCAAAGTAGCAGACACAATGATTTCTCAAGGTATTATTTAA
- the hisE gene encoding phosphoribosyl-ATP diphosphatase, which yields MLNDLYEEIKLRKEQPKEGSYTNYLFDKGLDKILKKVGEEATEVVIAAKNDKQELIAEVSDLTYHLLVLLAEKNIPLAAIQTELKNREGKLSTTRDRKEINDL from the coding sequence ATGTTAAATGACTTATATGAAGAAATTAAACTACGTAAAGAACAACCAAAAGAAGGCTCCTACACGAATTACCTGTTTGATAAAGGACTGGATAAAATCCTCAAAAAAGTTGGCGAGGAAGCAACCGAAGTCGTTATCGCCGCTAAAAATGATAAGCAAGAATTAATCGCCGAAGTATCCGATTTAACATACCATTTACTTGTTCTCTTAGCAGAAAAAAACATTCCATTAGCAGCCATCCAAACGGAGCTTAAAAATCGTGAAGGAAAATTAAGCACTACTCGCGATCGTAAAGAAATTAACGATTTATAA
- the hisI gene encoding phosphoribosyl-AMP cyclohydrolase: MISVDFSKGLVPTIILDDQNGDVLMLAYMNEESYHKTLETGYTWFFSRSRNELWNKGATSGHTQKVKQIWTDCDNDTLLIRVTQIGPACHTGKKSCFFNLIKEDF, from the coding sequence ATGATTTCTGTAGATTTTTCTAAAGGTCTTGTCCCAACTATTATCCTAGACGATCAAAATGGCGACGTTTTAATGCTCGCTTATATGAATGAAGAAAGCTACCACAAAACGCTTGAAACCGGCTATACTTGGTTTTTTTCGCGCTCCAGAAATGAACTTTGGAACAAAGGCGCAACAAGCGGACATACTCAAAAAGTGAAACAAATCTGGACTGATTGCGATAACGACACATTACTTATCCGCGTAACCCAAATCGGCCCAGCCTGCCACACCGGCAAAAAAAGCTGCTTTTTCAACCTTATAAAGGAGGACTTTTAA
- the hisF gene encoding imidazole glycerol phosphate synthase subunit HisF, with protein sequence MLTKRIIPCLDVTAGRVVKGVNFVSLTDVGDPVEIAKAYNEAGADELVFLDITATVELRQTMIDVVERTAEQVFIPLTVGGGISSVSDMKELLQAGADKISLNSAAIKRPDLIQEGADKFGNQCIVVAIDAKWNGTNWSVFTRGGRNDTGLDAITWAKKAVQLGAGEILLTSMDGDGTKNGYDIPLTKAISEAVSVPVIASGGCGNAAHMAEVFEKTNATAALAASIFHYGELSIQNVKTTLLEKGVNIRP encoded by the coding sequence TTGCTTACTAAACGAATCATCCCTTGCCTAGACGTCACAGCAGGTCGAGTCGTCAAAGGCGTTAATTTTGTATCATTAACCGATGTAGGTGATCCCGTCGAAATTGCCAAAGCCTATAATGAAGCTGGCGCGGATGAACTCGTCTTCCTTGATATCACCGCAACAGTTGAGTTACGTCAAACAATGATAGATGTTGTGGAACGCACTGCCGAACAAGTTTTTATCCCACTCACAGTCGGTGGAGGAATAAGTAGCGTTTCTGACATGAAAGAACTTCTCCAAGCCGGCGCCGACAAGATTTCACTTAATTCCGCTGCTATCAAACGTCCCGACCTCATCCAAGAAGGCGCCGACAAATTCGGCAATCAGTGTATTGTTGTCGCAATCGATGCTAAATGGAACGGGACAAATTGGAGTGTCTTCACTCGTGGCGGCAGAAATGATACGGGTCTCGATGCCATTACATGGGCAAAAAAAGCAGTCCAACTCGGTGCTGGTGAAATTCTACTAACTAGTATGGACGGTGATGGCACCAAAAACGGCTACGATATCCCGCTCACAAAAGCAATATCAGAAGCCGTTTCCGTTCCAGTCATCGCTTCAGGTGGCTGCGGTAATGCCGCACATATGGCCGAGGTTTTTGAAAAAACAAACGCAACCGCCGCACTCGCCGCAAGTATTTTTCACTACGGCGAACTAAGCATCCAAAACGTCAAAACAACTTTACTCGAAAAAGGAGTGAATATCCGCCCATGA